The Lolium rigidum isolate FL_2022 chromosome 2, APGP_CSIRO_Lrig_0.1, whole genome shotgun sequence genomic interval AGTTGCAATAGTCTACTGGAAAGACCAAAACAAAGAAGCTAACACTTCAAAAATTCGCTCACTCCAACACAATGGAGTCAATAGCATCAAACAAAAGACAAACAGATCAAGCCTATTTATCCATTGGAACCAAAGGGGAAAAAAAGCACAGTGAAATCAACAGGAACAGCCAGTTTAAACCAAATGCTCTGTAAACCAACTTATTTAGAAGGACACAGCAAGGAAGACTACACGAACGACAGGACAGTGATCAACAGAAACAGCCAGTTTAAACCAAATGCTCTGTAAACCAACTTATTTAGAATGACACGACAAGGAAGACTGCACGAACGACAAGACAGTGATGAATCCATACCGTCGCTTCAATGATCACCCCATATCACTCTCTTGCGCACTGCCTGGGCAccctcatccccccccccccccccaactctCTAGCCACTTCCTGCAATCTGCTATTACCGGCCGGTGGCCGGCTGCAGATCATCCTCGTTCAAGGACTCAGCAACGAAAAAAGATAGCACACACGCCCCAGGAATCAGATGCTCGCGCCAAAGACAACACATGGGGAAACCGGTGGCAGAAACAAAACTCTACCACACCATAGAACTCCTCGTCCGCTGCCCCCACTCTCCCCAGACAGTACCACTCATATtccctccacctctctccccttATCTGCTAGACACACCGCTGTCACCTCCAAATGCTAGACAAGAGCAGCAAAAAAACACATGAAAAATATAACGGGCTTAATCAAGCCAGACAACCAAGCTGGCCAAAAAAAAGCAAAGGAAGCGACAGCATGAATCTTGAAGAGCATCGTGGGACCACAAAACGACTGCACAAATGTAAAATCAATTAGCTGTAAAATCGAAGTATTCTTTCAACAATACCTTTAGATGCTTATGTGAACTACACAGCAGAGAAGTAAGGCATTCTGCTGCTATTATGCCCTCCATCAAAAAGTTGCCCTTTTGGATGCTTAATAAGGTCACTGCATGCATGACAGCGCTCATAATCCATCTCACGCCTCATTTTGTGATCGATCTTTCTAAATATTTTCTTGCATCCACCTACAAAGCAACAATATCAATCGCAAACATTCGATAATCAATGGATGTTAAAATTTGAAGATaacgaattcaaacaataaataagTACATAAAAAATACAATGCTTGTGGGTTGACACCAATGCTATGTTTTTTTTCTGCAAAATGTCTTCCAAGTGATGATGTGTTGTGTTAAATTAGTAAGAGAGTTCAACCTAAGATGCACAACTTTGAGGAGTATAACATGTTAGTTTGTCTAGCAATCATCAATACATGTATGTGGCGATATAACCAGGAGGCCTACTATATCTTTTTTAAGAAGAAATGTTAGTCTGTCTTTTGATAAGACAGTATATATTATTTCGTCTGTAGTGAGACCCCATATTTCAATGTAATAGAACACCCACCAAATCTTCGCCAAAAGAATACATAAGCAAAGGTTTAGATACAGGTTTGTCCCATTTGCTCATTGATCCTATGAATTGTGGATTCATTGTAAATATACCAGTGTCTTGAATCAAACATCACTCGAATACTATATCACAAGATTAATAGGTGTAcggtatcaaaaaaaaaaaaacataccatAGCAATAGTCATCATCAATGACATACACATGTACCACACGCATAGGCTCAGCTTCTGGATCTGCTTGAAGCTTCGGAATGAGCATAAGCTCAGCAAAAAACAGCCTTTTTGTCTTGGATGTGGGTTGTGTGGCAGTCTTCTCCTCAAGAATAGCAGTGAAATTGACATGCCCATATGTAGTCCCAGACGACTCAGAGAAACAATTGGATAAAAGAGTTGTGGCCAACTTAAACTTGCGCGATTCCTAACATTTATTTAGAAGCAATTTGTGAGTAAAATAAATAACGCAATCTAAGATATTGAGATGACAAGAAATTGATAAGCTCTACACACCATCCTCTTCTTATTGTAGTGCTTTAgagcaagttcagcaaagtgctttgCTTGCTGGCAAGGCTTGCTTTCAGGAAATTGTTGTAATATGTGTGCTTCCATGCCCTCGGCAGTCAAGTGCTCCTCCCTAAAGGTACAATGAGTAATCAGTTGGATCAATTGCAACTAATGACCCCAAAATATAATTGAACAGGGTGTATGACAAAAACAAATTGAATAGGGTATATGACAAAAGCAAAGAAACCAAGAGCATAAAGATCATGATAATGATAATAAGCATTGGAACTACTACCAGAGACCCAGATTATTCAATTAGATTTCGATACGGACTAACAAGTACTAGCTCCGTTCTAAAATAAGTGTTGCAATTTTCTCTAGAtaaggatgtatctagacacattttagtctaGTTGAAGTTGTGACActtattttagaacggagggaACAGGGGTTAACCATTTCGCAATGCAAAATCCCCACAGCAAATACAACTACCAATCCAGAGATTTTATAGCAGCAAATGAGCAACAGCACATATCTAGGGAATAATATCAGTTACCCTAGTATCTCTACTTTCCCAAGTAAACAATCAGCAGCAAGTTATTTGCTGGAACAACGACAGCAGATCGAATAGCAAACCAGCCAAAAAAGAAGTTTATAAATTTTAAATGCAAACCAAACATAAATACAGGCACAATCTCCTACTGAAATAGTACATGGGTGGACCTAAAATGACCAGCAGAAAACTAGAGGCCAGCACATCCAACGTCATTACCGAAAATACGAAGTTGTCCATAGATACAGGCCAGAATTGGCCACCAGAACCTCATGGCGATTTTCTGGATTTTTCAACCCTCAAATTAATCTATGCAGGATAAATGTGGACTTTTATATGGCCGCACCAGCTAGGGCAGACTAGGACTGGTGAGTTTCTTTTGGCACCATCAGAACACAATATGACTGAATAAAACACACACATATCTCCAACTGGAACTCAACTTATGATAAATAAACACACAAACATAAAGCAGTGAATTGAAATTGTGTCCACTTGGATTCAATCAAAATTTGCTGGTGCTATACACAAGAGGATTTCTTCTATGCCTATAGTTTTAATAAGTTTGGCATGCTAACCACCGAACTGAGCTTTGATTGATCTAGAACCAAGCAAACATGAACCCACATACAGATCGTCATGAGATATGATAACTTAACAACCACTAGCGGTGAGAAGTGCTTACCTTGTGTCGCTGAATCGTTTGTAGGAGAGGAAGATATTCTCGGGCTTGGCTTGGACGATCAAGGTCAGGGATCGGACCATCTTTTCCTTGAAGGCATGGAATTCACGAATATCCTCTTCCGTCTCCAGATGGCAGTCCttctcttgcatattcttgatgaACTCAATGTTTTCCAGCGTCACCAAATTACCCTTGTCAATAAAGGCTTGCATTTCTGGCGTATGGGCCGGTGGATGATACCACATGCGTGggatcctcctccacctcccagGGGTCCTCTTTCTGGGCACGGTCGTGGATGTGGAAGGCCTCTCGACGGCCGGcggctctcctcctcctcctcctcctcctccaccacctgtgAGATTCATGGACTCCAAGCCAGAGGCCAGGTGCAGAGTCGACTCCTCGAGAGCCGTGGGTGTTGCTCCTCCCGTGCCTGTGCTGGGCAGGCTTGGTTGGATGTTTCTGGACAAGACCGGCGGGGCGGACGCCCTGCCCAAGGGTTGAGGCAGTGACCAATCGACCGCCGGGATGGTTCTGGACAAGACCGGCGGGGCGGACGCACTGCTGCCCAAGGGTTGAGCCAGTGACCACTCGACCGCCGGGATGGTTGTGGGCGCAGATCCACATCCACCTGAGGTACTAGAGCTTTCCGTGCGCGCAGATCCACCTGAGTTTCCACTTGAGCCTGGCGTGCGAGAAGATGCAGCTGATCCACCTGAGTTTCCCGGGCGGGCAGATCCACTTGAGCCTGGCGTGCGAGCAGATGCAGTTGATCCACCTGAGCTACTACTACTAGAGTTTACCATATCTAGGTCGGCGGATGGGGTGGGGGTGTCCATCTCGGCGACTCGACCTCCAACGTCGTCAAATTGGACAGGGGAATTGGGGATTTAGGTCTAGGGCGGAGGAGACTTGCCTCccttttgagagagagagagacgtgtGGTGTGGGGTCTTTTAATAAACCGAGGAAAGGAAGGACTCGGATCATGGGCCACCAGTTGATCCTGGGCCAGCCAAGGGTCATACTCGGACGTCTTTTATACTATATATAATAAGAAAGGAAGGATATGTGTTGTGCTCGGTATCCCACGTGACGTACTCCCTTCTAAGCCCATTTTATATTACCCATAATTTTTCGTGCAATTTAAATTTTGACTACAAATATAGTAGATAATAATAATACAAAGATCTACTACGATAAATACATATAATTTGATAATATATTTCATGACAATTCTAAAAAAAACTattatttttttgttgtatatgtttatatttttatcaatatagatgataaactttaccaaatttaacTTTGACCAAACCTTATATTCAACATATTTTGGGCAGGAGGGAGTACCACCAGTTCATCGTGGGTCAGCCAAGGGTCAGACCTCCAAACCTACTCCATTAGATGGGTTCGGGTCCTCCTCCCGATTTGGGTTGGATGATGGGCGGGCCCATTTATTAGGGGCTGATTCAGATGTTCGCATGTTTAGTTGAAAGACATGGGAGGCCAGCTAGGAGAGACCAAAACCCGCGGCCCGCGTTTCTGTCATTCAGGTCCTACTTGTTTCGTTCAATCCGCACGGCGGGGAGCGAATAGGCACTCTAGCCAAAACTAGCCGAGCTGTGGCCCATTCGACGTTTATCCTGGCCTTTTCTGGTTTTAAGAAGTTTCTAGAACTTTCCAATTTGGGTTTTTCGTTCTTTCTTATGGTtcttacttctggacattgcacaaaactactgaaagttaatggaataacgaaatccatcaaatatagcaaaacaggcaatgcgaaataaaaggcagaatctgtgaaaatagaacagtccgtaaagacgaatttttctggagcacttaacttgctcagatgaaaatgctcaaattgaatgaaagttgcgtacatatctgaggatcacgcacgtaaattggcagatttttctgagttacctacagagaatactactcaaattcgtgacgacaagaaatgcgtttctgcgcagtaatccaaatctagtatcatctttactatcaaagactttacttggcacaacaatgcaataaaataaagataaggagaggttgctacagtagtaaaaacttccaagactcaaatataaaacaaaagtgcagaagtaaaataatgggttgtctcccataagcgcttttctttaacgtctttcagctaggcgcagaaagtgtgaatcaagtattttcaagagatgaaccatcaacatcataatttgttctaataatagaatcataaggtaacttcattctctttctagggaagtgttccatacctttcttgagaggaaattgatacttaatattaccttccttcatatcaataatagcaccaacagattcgaaaaaaggtcttcccaatataatgggacaagatgcattgcattcaatatccaagacaacaaaatcaacggggacaaggttattgttaaccgtaatgcgaacattatcaatcctccccaaaggtttctttgtggaattatcagcaagattaacatccgaataacaatttttcaatggtggcaagtcaagcatattatagattttcttaggcataacagaaatacttgcaccaagatcacttaaagcattacaatcaaaatcattgaccttcatc includes:
- the LOC124688615 gene encoding uncharacterized protein LOC124688615 gives rise to the protein MDTPTPSADLDMVNSSSSSSGGSTASARTPGSSGSARPGNSGGSAASSRTPGSSGNSGGSARTESSSTSGGCGSAPTTIPAVEWSLAQPLGSSASAPPVLSRTIPAVDWSLPQPLGRASAPPVLSRNIQPSLPSTGTGGATPTALEESTLHLASGLESMNLTGGGGGGGGGGEPPAVERPSTSTTVPRKRTPGRWRRIPRMWYHPPAHTPEMQAFIDKGNLVTLENIEFIKNMQEKDCHLETEEDIREFHAFKEKMVRSLTLIVQAKPENIFLSYKRFSDTREEHLTAEGMEAHILQQFPESKPCQQAKHFAELALKHYNKKRMESRKFKLATTLLSNCFSESSGTTYGHVNFTAILEEKTATQPTSKTKRLFFAELMLIPKLQADPEAEPMRVVHVYVIDDDYCYGGCKKIFRKIDHKMRREMDYERCHACSDLIKHPKGQLFDGGHNSSRMPYFSAV